A DNA window from uncultured Methanoregula sp. contains the following coding sequences:
- a CDS encoding glycosyltransferase 87 family protein: MGKKNKNISESGGKKTSEPFSILGTLFDSVSQETVKQHVLLLVVACILMKFVVVFFTTAVFHSFIDYFDIGTYFEHALPILQGQIPYINYQIEYPVLAFLPILIALVPAVLAQNAMVFVLSFQFLMVVCDIVTTLCVYLIALKIWDEKRAFLSAIIYVTAFSTAYFVITKYDAFPTCLLMLALLFTFYGMKMKGYLCAGLGFFAKLFPAIAFPFLILHNSKKTSLSEEIIAVLKVMVPLSIIFLVPVLILRPEAINAYFSATGSGLGVYANTLTYTLYCYSQDIGHLGISIGGISTVMYILMGIVFLFLLYSAYIDKEKKPVMLLMLIVCALISAVLFTKFHSPQYIVWFTPLLCLLVADDIYKILLFYLTQVFAYIEFPLMFGTFYTNLQYTSAVGSAGWYGTLVFFTMEYAALLLLVYLIIRPGDGIVATLKRTFRIEKHGE; the protein is encoded by the coding sequence ATGGGAAAAAAGAATAAAAACATTTCAGAATCAGGAGGAAAAAAGACATCTGAACCATTCTCGATCCTCGGCACATTGTTTGATTCAGTCAGCCAGGAGACTGTCAAACAGCATGTCCTTCTTCTCGTTGTAGCATGTATTCTGATGAAATTTGTGGTAGTTTTTTTCACAACCGCAGTATTTCACTCGTTTATCGATTATTTCGATATCGGGACTTATTTTGAACATGCCCTGCCCATACTACAGGGACAGATCCCCTATATCAATTACCAGATTGAGTACCCGGTGCTTGCATTTTTACCCATCCTTATTGCCCTCGTTCCGGCAGTGCTGGCACAGAATGCGATGGTTTTTGTCCTATCCTTCCAATTCCTGATGGTTGTCTGTGATATAGTTACAACACTGTGCGTTTATCTGATCGCCCTGAAAATATGGGATGAAAAAAGAGCCTTTCTTTCAGCGATTATTTATGTCACGGCATTCTCAACTGCCTATTTTGTGATTACAAAATATGATGCATTCCCGACATGCCTGCTGATGCTTGCGCTCTTGTTTACCTTCTATGGCATGAAGATGAAGGGCTACCTTTGTGCAGGACTCGGCTTCTTTGCAAAACTGTTCCCTGCAATTGCATTTCCCTTTCTTATCCTCCATAACTCCAAAAAAACGTCCCTTTCTGAAGAGATCATTGCTGTCCTAAAAGTAATGGTTCCACTCAGTATCATTTTCCTTGTCCCTGTTCTAATCCTGCGTCCTGAAGCGATCAACGCATATTTCTCTGCAACAGGTTCAGGCCTTGGAGTCTATGCCAACACGCTTACCTATACCCTGTACTGCTATTCCCAGGATATCGGGCACCTTGGCATTTCCATAGGAGGTATATCCACAGTCATGTATATCCTGATGGGAATCGTTTTTCTTTTCCTGCTCTATTCGGCATATATCGACAAGGAAAAGAAACCCGTTATGCTTCTCATGCTGATCGTATGTGCCCTTATTTCAGCAGTCTTGTTTACCAAATTCCACAGCCCTCAGTACATTGTCTGGTTTACGCCGCTGCTCTGCCTTCTCGTAGCTGATGATATCTACAAGATTCTCCTGTTTTATCTTACCCAGGTCTTCGCATACATCGAGTTCCCGCTGATGTTCGGGACATTCTATACCAACCTGCAATATACAAGCGCGGTTGGCAGTGCAGGATGGTATGGTACTCTTGTATTTTTTACTATGGAATATGCCGCACTCTTGCTCCTGGTATATCTTATAATCCGGCCCGGGGATGGGATCGTCGCAACCCTGAAACGTACGTTCAGGATAGAGAAACATGGTGAATAA
- the wecB gene encoding UDP-N-acetylglucosamine 2-epimerase (non-hydrolyzing), protein MKFALAAGTRPEFIQVEPVIRELKSRGLDYIFIHSGQHYDYEMDKIFFDEMHMPSPSHYLGVGSKLPGEQIGEMLVKSEAILREEKPDMLLVTGDTNTALAVALAANKSKIKVGHFEAGMRSFDRSLPEEVNRVIIDNFSDILFSPTLRGMNNLRSNGISENIHLVGDVMLDSISFYQKLIRTNPRIAEELSLQDGQYHLLTLHREANTDDRKRLANILSAISEMPLPVIFPIHPRTRQRIKDFNLSLPENIVTIPPQGYFEFLRLMSHSGKFLTDSGGAQKQAYFLSKPCITLRPNTEWMETVETGWNILVDDDKEKIIDAASNFSPSGAPDLSLFGNGESSRKMIDLAVAHI, encoded by the coding sequence ATGAAATTTGCGCTTGCAGCAGGAACAAGACCAGAATTTATCCAGGTAGAACCGGTTATCCGTGAACTGAAAAGTCGTGGACTGGATTATATCTTCATCCATTCCGGCCAGCATTACGATTATGAAATGGATAAGATTTTTTTCGATGAGATGCATATGCCCAGTCCCTCCCACTATCTGGGAGTGGGATCCAAGCTGCCCGGTGAACAGATCGGGGAAATGCTCGTCAAATCCGAGGCAATCCTTCGGGAAGAAAAACCAGATATGCTGCTGGTTACAGGAGATACCAACACCGCTCTTGCCGTGGCACTTGCAGCAAACAAATCAAAAATAAAGGTCGGTCATTTTGAAGCGGGAATGAGGAGTTTTGATCGCTCCCTCCCGGAAGAGGTCAACCGGGTTATCATCGATAATTTTTCCGATATCCTCTTCTCGCCAACACTGCGGGGAATGAATAACCTCCGCAGTAATGGTATCAGCGAGAATATCCACCTCGTCGGGGATGTGATGCTCGATTCCATCTCCTTTTACCAGAAACTCATCAGGACAAATCCCCGGATTGCCGAAGAATTATCATTACAGGATGGGCAGTACCATCTCCTGACTCTTCACCGGGAAGCGAATACTGATGACAGGAAACGTCTTGCAAACATTCTTAGTGCCATATCGGAAATGCCGCTGCCCGTCATTTTCCCCATTCATCCGAGAACCCGGCAGCGGATCAAGGATTTCAACCTCTCCCTCCCGGAAAATATAGTAACAATCCCCCCTCAGGGATATTTTGAGTTTCTCCGGCTCATGTCCCATTCAGGAAAATTCCTGACGGATTCCGGTGGAGCCCAGAAACAGGCATATTTCCTCTCAAAGCCCTGCATCACCCTTCGACCGAACACTGAATGGATGGAGACAGTAGAGACCGGCTGGAACATCCTTGTTGACGATGATAAGGAGAAGATAATCGATGCCGCATCTAACTTTAGTCCCTCCGGAGCTCCCGACTTATCTCTGTTCGGGAACGGGGAAAGTTCGCGTAAAATGATCGACCTTGCCGTTGCTCATATCTAG
- a CDS encoding GDP-mannose 4,6-dehydratase: MQKETVLITGGAGFIGSNLTEFLLKNGHRVIVLDDLSRSTTDNIRACYNHSPNFYFVNGSVMDFDLVDRLVNNVDMVFHLAAQVHWEESIDNPVPSFEVHTRGTQNVLEAVRRGMARRDPLKLMLYASSSEVYGTGQYMPMDESHPFNPQSPYAAGKAAADRLCSSYHHVYNLPIIILRQFNTYGPNQRMKGYSAVIPKFVSQVVNNGPPTVYGSGEQTKDFHYIDDLISAYELIINKWQELDMFGTAINFGTGKETSVNDLARIIIDTVADETGRDLSDMKPIHLPKRPGEVMRFAADISLAKKTLGFTPKTDIRDGIAKYVRWYIKECSSS; the protein is encoded by the coding sequence ATGCAAAAAGAGACAGTTTTAATCACTGGCGGGGCAGGATTTATCGGGAGTAACTTAACGGAGTTTCTCCTTAAAAACGGACACCGGGTAATCGTTCTCGATGACCTGTCCAGAAGCACGACGGATAATATCCGGGCCTGTTACAACCATTCCCCCAATTTTTATTTTGTCAACGGGTCCGTGATGGATTTTGACCTGGTGGACAGGCTTGTGAATAATGTCGATATGGTGTTCCACCTTGCGGCACAGGTGCACTGGGAAGAATCGATCGACAACCCGGTTCCCAGTTTTGAGGTGCATACCCGCGGCACCCAGAACGTACTTGAGGCAGTCCGCAGAGGCATGGCCAGGAGAGATCCCCTCAAGCTCATGCTATATGCTTCTTCTTCTGAAGTATACGGAACCGGGCAGTACATGCCTATGGACGAAAGCCACCCATTCAACCCGCAGTCGCCGTACGCAGCAGGAAAAGCAGCTGCAGACAGGCTCTGTTCATCCTACCACCACGTGTACAATCTTCCAATCATTATCCTGAGGCAGTTCAATACATATGGGCCCAACCAGAGAATGAAAGGCTATTCTGCAGTCATACCAAAATTTGTCTCCCAAGTCGTGAATAATGGTCCGCCAACCGTATATGGCAGCGGCGAACAGACCAAGGATTTCCATTATATCGACGATCTCATCTCAGCGTACGAACTCATCATCAACAAATGGCAAGAGCTGGACATGTTCGGTACTGCGATCAATTTCGGAACCGGCAAGGAGACCAGTGTCAATGACCTCGCCAGGATCATCATCGACACCGTTGCTGATGAGACAGGAAGGGATCTTTCAGACATGAAACCCATCCACCTTCCCAAGCGGCCGGGAGAAGTTATGCGATTCGCCGCTGATATCTCGCTCGCCAAGAAGACCCTCGGGTTCACTCCGAAAACAGATATCAGGGATGGAATTGCAAAATACGTCCGCTGGTATATCAAAGAATGCTCTTCTTCATAA
- a CDS encoding glycosyltransferase family 2 protein, which yields MISIIIPLFNEAENARLYPERLFPVAGPIIERYGESCEYILVDDGSKDSTLEELHKLESREKNVVVVPHGVNRGMGVAVRTGLARCRGNIVIMMDSDLTYRPEDIEKLLIAYRQTGADCISASPYHGDLAVEIASPFRLFISKSVNFLYRVMLQDDLTCVSGIFRLYKKEALDELTLESNNFEICAEIIAKLILNKKTVHEIGVPVHTREFGVSKLNVKKEIINNLRILSKICRAKYLGRRWQ from the coding sequence ATGATTTCCATCATTATTCCACTCTTTAACGAGGCGGAAAATGCCCGTCTTTACCCGGAACGGCTCTTTCCCGTTGCCGGACCGATCATAGAGCGGTATGGTGAGAGTTGCGAATATATTCTTGTGGATGACGGAAGCAAAGACAGCACTCTTGAGGAACTCCACAAACTCGAAAGCCGGGAAAAGAATGTAGTAGTTGTGCCCCATGGCGTGAACAGGGGTATGGGTGTGGCGGTGAGGACCGGTCTTGCCCGGTGCAGGGGAAACATCGTCATCATGATGGATTCAGATCTGACATATCGTCCAGAAGACATTGAGAAACTCCTGATCGCATACCGGCAGACTGGTGCCGATTGTATCTCCGCATCTCCCTATCATGGTGATCTGGCTGTCGAGATCGCTTCCCCGTTCCGGCTTTTCATCAGCAAATCCGTCAACTTCCTCTACCGGGTGATGCTGCAGGACGATCTTACCTGCGTGAGCGGTATCTTCCGGTTGTATAAAAAAGAGGCCCTCGACGAACTGACTCTGGAGAGCAACAACTTCGAAATCTGCGCCGAGATCATTGCAAAGCTTATCCTGAACAAGAAGACCGTACACGAAATCGGGGTTCCGGTCCATACGCGGGAATTCGGGGTGTCTAAGCTGAATGTGAAAAAGGAGATTATCAACAATCTGCGGATCCTTTCCAAGATATGCCGGGCCAAGTACCTCGGAAGGAGATGGCAGTGA
- a CDS encoding lysylphosphatidylglycerol synthase transmembrane domain-containing protein, with the protein MRNNRKILQTVLLAVGLLILGYVIYRSGIIENYQVLFKVNIPLLLLALILSLGTVAWRIYRWKFLSQKYDVAISWHDATLVSVASLFYANITPGKVGDLYKAYYMQKRYSMNFFNGVSMIFYERFFELMILFLAACAIVFIQFKGITVIVLEVTAVILILLFFFYYKSDYVLTILEKYKSRLPLIRRIPGNFHFRKLSFKDIIPVFIITGFSLGFEFIRLFVVALAFGYTLNPILLTVFFCLSIIAGLASQIPLGVGVMEASLGYFLVLLGVASTDAMAIVLTDRMISMYFVLILGFIASKYASDQFIGDPE; encoded by the coding sequence GTGAGAAATAACAGGAAAATTCTGCAGACGGTCCTTCTTGCTGTCGGCCTGTTGATCTTGGGCTATGTCATTTACCGCTCCGGGATTATCGAGAACTATCAGGTTCTCTTCAAGGTGAACATTCCCCTCCTGCTGCTTGCATTAATTCTGTCTCTCGGTACCGTTGCGTGGAGGATTTACCGCTGGAAATTTTTGAGCCAGAAATACGATGTCGCTATCAGCTGGCACGATGCCACACTCGTGAGCGTTGCAAGTCTCTTCTATGCCAACATCACGCCGGGAAAGGTCGGCGATCTCTACAAAGCTTACTACATGCAGAAGAGATATTCCATGAATTTTTTCAACGGGGTCTCAATGATCTTTTACGAACGGTTCTTCGAACTGATGATTCTCTTCCTTGCAGCCTGTGCCATTGTATTCATCCAGTTTAAGGGAATCACCGTAATCGTGCTCGAAGTAACTGCAGTAATCCTTATTCTTCTCTTCTTCTTTTATTACAAATCCGATTATGTCCTCACCATTCTTGAAAAATATAAGTCGAGGCTTCCTCTGATTCGGAGAATTCCGGGGAACTTCCATTTCCGTAAACTGTCCTTTAAGGACATCATCCCCGTCTTTATCATTACCGGCTTTTCCCTGGGCTTTGAGTTTATCCGTCTCTTTGTCGTTGCACTTGCCTTCGGGTATACTTTAAATCCCATCCTTCTCACGGTCTTCTTCTGCCTCTCCATCATTGCCGGGCTAGCATCGCAGATTCCTCTCGGGGTCGGGGTGATGGAGGCTTCCCTTGGATACTTCCTGGTACTTCTTGGCGTTGCCTCTACTGATGCTATGGCAATTGTCCTGACCGACCGGATGATATCCATGTATTTTGTACTGATCTTAGGATTCATTGCTTCGAAATATGCATCAGACCAGTTTATCGGAGACCCTGAATGA
- a CDS encoding EF-Tu/IF-2/RF-3 family GTPase — protein sequence MSNLTVAILAPPDYAKDLGKKGTTSDITFYNLKKGDATVTFIEPTRYPEKLSSLFYAVSMSDRAILVVDEINATFGECVLMLQSAGKASGYLILKNYIGPDQIAPLIKGTVLEHYEVIEEDMVGLREKMLDIATKQTAHQKAHESAGKGVVPVDAHFNVKGVGVVVLGSVAQGIIKKHDTLRVLPTAKTAQIRSIQKHDEDSDSAVKGDRVGLALKNIESEDLDRGFVLTNDPSVVFSETITGPAQLVKYWPAPIKEGMVIYAGHWMQFLPTRVTKVEAAGDWRMPTLTLTMEKALVYSPGARVVLHYLEGGKLRVVGFMTLP from the coding sequence ATGTCCAATCTCACAGTCGCAATCCTCGCCCCCCCGGATTATGCAAAGGATCTGGGAAAGAAGGGGACGACGAGCGATATCACTTTTTATAACCTGAAAAAAGGCGATGCAACGGTCACGTTCATCGAACCCACCCGGTATCCCGAGAAGTTATCGTCGCTCTTCTACGCGGTCTCCATGTCGGACCGGGCGATCCTGGTCGTCGACGAGATCAATGCCACATTCGGCGAGTGCGTACTCATGCTCCAGAGTGCCGGCAAAGCAAGCGGGTATCTCATTCTTAAAAATTACATCGGCCCCGATCAGATCGCCCCCCTGATCAAGGGCACCGTTCTCGAACACTACGAGGTTATCGAAGAGGACATGGTCGGGCTCCGGGAGAAGATGCTCGATATCGCGACAAAACAGACCGCCCATCAGAAAGCCCACGAGAGCGCCGGAAAAGGGGTTGTTCCAGTAGACGCCCACTTCAATGTGAAGGGCGTCGGAGTGGTTGTCCTCGGATCTGTTGCGCAGGGCATCATCAAAAAGCATGATACCCTCAGGGTACTGCCGACCGCAAAGACCGCCCAGATCCGCTCCATCCAGAAGCACGATGAAGACTCGGATTCGGCGGTGAAAGGTGACCGGGTAGGTCTCGCCCTCAAGAACATCGAGTCCGAAGATCTCGACCGGGGTTTTGTCCTGACAAACGATCCGTCGGTGGTCTTCTCCGAAACCATTACCGGCCCAGCCCAGCTCGTGAAATACTGGCCCGCCCCCATCAAGGAGGGAATGGTGATCTACGCCGGCCACTGGATGCAGTTCCTTCCCACCCGGGTGACAAAGGTGGAAGCCGCAGGCGACTGGAGAATGCCGACTCTCACCCTCACGATGGAGAAAGCGCTTGTTTACTCCCCCGGCGCCCGTGTTGTCCTGCACTATCTCGAAGGCGGGAAACTCCGGGTAGTCGGTTTTATGACCCTCCCGTAG
- a CDS encoding LemA family protein encodes MIEWIILGIVALVVIGLILWVISIYNRFVSLRNSSEATLGQIRVAMKKRLDMIEQLLGAVKSYAKFEKETLERVTAMRASVATANPGDLNKVEAESRSIFGRLLAVAENYPDLKTSTTVTSLMDSVKSLEDEIARQRYTFNNISQEFNTMVDTIPSNFIAKMMHLVKLEYLQFEEAIKTPPKIEF; translated from the coding sequence ATGATAGAATGGATTATCCTGGGCATCGTTGCCCTTGTTGTCATCGGACTGATCCTCTGGGTGATCAGCATCTACAACCGCTTCGTCAGCCTGAGGAACTCATCTGAGGCAACGCTCGGCCAGATCCGGGTTGCCATGAAGAAGCGGCTTGACATGATAGAACAGCTTCTCGGTGCTGTCAAGAGCTATGCCAAGTTCGAGAAAGAGACCCTTGAGCGGGTCACCGCGATGCGGGCAAGCGTTGCAACCGCAAACCCCGGCGACCTGAACAAGGTGGAGGCAGAGTCGCGCTCCATCTTCGGCCGCCTTCTCGCCGTTGCCGAGAACTACCCCGATCTCAAGACCTCGACAACGGTGACGAGTCTCATGGACTCGGTCAAAAGTCTCGAGGACGAGATCGCCCGCCAGCGTTACACCTTCAACAACATCTCGCAGGAATTCAACACGATGGTAGACACCATCCCCTCGAATTTCATTGCAAAGATGATGCACCTGGTCAAGCTCGAGTACCTGCAATTCGAGGAAGCGATTAAGACCCCGCCGAAGATCGAGTTCTAA